Genomic DNA from Alkalihalobacterium alkalinitrilicum:
CCAGACAGAATTGAAAACGCTTAAAAATTTTATTGGTGGAGAATGGGTAGAGTCTAAAACTGACAAAATAGATGAGGTTTATAATCCAGCCACAGGTGAGGCAATTGCGTACGTTCCTATCTCTACATATGAAGATCTAGATTTAGCGGCAAAAACAGCGAAAATAGCCTTTAAGGAATGGAGAAACGTTCCTGTACCAAAAAGAGCACGTATCTTATTCCGCTACCAACAACTTCTCATTGAGCATTGGGAAGAACTTGCTCAGCTCATTACAAAAGAGAATGGGAAAAGTTATGACGATGCTTACGGTGAAGTTCAGCGCGGGATCGAATGTGTTGAATTTGCGGCAGGTGCCCCTACGTTGATGATGGGTGAACAACTTCCTGATATTGCAACTGGCATCGAATCCGGAATGTATCGTTATCCTATTGGTGTAGTAGGTGGGATTACACCGTTTAACTTCCCAATGATGGTTCCTTGTTGGATGTTCCCTTTAGCCATTGCTTGTGGAAATACATTTGTATTAAAACCTTCGGAGCGAACGCCGCTTTTAGCCAATCGCTTAGCTGAATTATTTAAAGAAGCTGGTCTTCCAGATGGCGTATTAAATGTCGTTCATGGTGCTCATGATGTTGTAAATGGGATCCTTACTCACAAAGATATTAAAGCGGTTTCATTTGTAGGTTCTCAACCTGTAGCTGAATATGTATATAAAACAGCTGCAGCAAACGGAAAGAGAGTTCAAGCGTTAGCAGGAGCAAAGAACCATTCTATCGTCATGCCTGATGCTGATTTAGATAGTGCGGTTACTAACATAATTGGTGCAGCATTCGGATCAGCAGGTGAACGTTGTATGGCATG
This window encodes:
- a CDS encoding CoA-acylating methylmalonate-semialdehyde dehydrogenase: MNQTELKTLKNFIGGEWVESKTDKIDEVYNPATGEAIAYVPISTYEDLDLAAKTAKIAFKEWRNVPVPKRARILFRYQQLLIEHWEELAQLITKENGKSYDDAYGEVQRGIECVEFAAGAPTLMMGEQLPDIATGIESGMYRYPIGVVGGITPFNFPMMVPCWMFPLAIACGNTFVLKPSERTPLLANRLAELFKEAGLPDGVLNVVHGAHDVVNGILTHKDIKAVSFVGSQPVAEYVYKTAAANGKRVQALAGAKNHSIVMPDADLDSAVTNIIGAAFGSAGERCMACAVVVAVGDVAEELMIRLKAAADDIKIGNGINKDVTLGPVIRDSHKEKTINYIEIGEKEGAKLVRDGRQDEVSEEGYFVGPTIFDNVKPGMKIWQDEIFAPVLSVVRVQDLDEAIEIANESEFANGACLYTDSAKTVRKFREDIDAGMLGVNLGVPAPMAFFPFSGYKNSFYGDLHANGKDGVEFYTRKKMLTARY